Proteins found in one Saccharomyces mikatae IFO 1815 strain IFO1815 genome assembly, chromosome: 5 genomic segment:
- the GRX4 gene encoding monothiol glutaredoxin GRX4 (similar to Saccharomyces cerevisiae GRX3 (YDR098C) and GRX4 (YER174C); ancestral locus Anc_8.240), which produces MTVVEITNQDQFTQFTTTDAANKLIVLYFQTQWADPCKNMSQVLEVISEEVNQKDVRFLSIDADKHPEITDHFEITAVPYFVFVQNGTIVKEISGADPKELVKCLEALSGGSASSANNNKGPKSTSEEENSGSSEDEEEETEEEINARLVKLVQAAPVMLFMKGSPSEPKCGFSRQLVGILREHQIRFGFFDILRDDNVRQSLKKFSDWPTFPQLYINGEFQGGLDIIKESIEEDPEYFQHALQ; this is translated from the coding sequence ATGACCGTAGTTGAAATAACCAATCAGGACCAATTCACGCAATTTACCACTACAGATGCTGCTAATAAACTAATTGTGTTGTATTTTCAGACTCAATGGGCCGATCCTTGCAAAAACATGAGCCAGGTGCTTGAGGTTATTAGTGAAGAAGTTAATCAAAAAGATGTCCGATTCTTATCAATAGATGCTGACAAACATCCAGAAATAACAGACCATTTTGAAATCACAGCTGTGCCAtactttgtttttgttcaaaaCGGTACTATTGTGAAAGAGATATCTGGAGCAGATCCAAAGGAGCTTGTGAAATGTTTAGAGGCTCTTTCTGGTGGTTCCGCCTCATCAGCGAACAATAATAAGGGTCCCAAATCTACTTCGGAAGAGGAGAATAGTGGATCTTCCGAAGATGAGGAGGAAGAAacggaagaagaaataaatgcAAGGCTGGTGAAGCTAGTGCAAGCAGCACCGGTAATGCTGTTTATGAAAGGAAGCCCATCAGAACCTAAGTGTGGATTTTCTAGGCAATTAGTGGGTATTCTCAGAGAACATCAGATAAGGTTTGGATTTTTTGACATATTAAGAGATGATAACGTTAGACAAAGTCTGAAGAAATTCTCCGATTGGCCTACTTTTCCTCAGTTGTATATAAACGGGGAATTCCAAGGAGGTTTGGATATCATTAAGGAATCGATAGAAGAGGATCCTGAATACTTTCAACATGCTCTACAGTAG
- the TMT1 gene encoding trans-aconitate 3-methyltransferase (similar to Saccharomyces cerevisiae TMT1 (YER175C); ancestral locus Anc_8.241): MSTFSASDFNSKRYSSSRPSYPSEFYKIIDEYHKGERNLLVDVGCGPGTATLQMVKELKPFDQIIGSDLSATMIKTAEIIKNGSPDTYKNVSFRVSPSDNFEFLGSGLVDKQKVDMITAVECAHWFDFDKFLQSVYANLRKDGTIAIWGYADPVFPEYPEFDELMIEVPYGKDALGPYWEQPGRARLRTMLKNSNLDPVRFHDIQVSYFNAKDVRNKERLHQNTEKPLFIRKQITLVEFAEYIRTWSAYHQWKQDPKNRDKKDIADWFIEESLRRRPELTANTKVEVVWNTFYKFGRRT, from the coding sequence ATGTCTACTTTTTCTGCTTCTGATTTCAATTCAAAAAGGTATTCGTCTTCAAGACCTTCCTACCCTTCTGAATTTTACAAGATAATTGATGAATACCACAAGGGGGAGAGAAATTTACTTGTCGATGTTGGGTGTGGACCAGGTACTGCAACTTTACAGATGGTTAAAGAACTAAAACCGTTCGACCAAATTATCGGAAGTGACCTTTCAGCCACCATGATTAAAACTGCAgaaattataaaaaatggaagtCCCGATACATACAAGAACGTTTCATTTAGAGTCTCTCCGAGCgataattttgaatttctagGTTCTGGCTTGGTGGACAAGCAAAAGGTTGATATGATCACGGCTGTAGAATGTGCGCATTGGTTCGATTTTGACAAGTTTTTACAATCAGTGTATGCCAATTTAAGAAAAGACGGTACCATTGCTATTTGGGGATACGCAGACCCAGTCTTCCCAGAATACCCcgaatttgatgaattgaTGATTGAAGTTCCTTACGGAAAGGATGCATTGGGGCCATATTGGGAACAACCAGGCAGAGCTCGCCTTCGCACCATGCTAAAGAACTCTAACTTGGATCCAGTACGTTTTCATGATATTCAGGTTTCATACTTCAATGCGAAAGATGTtagaaacaaagaaagacTCCATCAAAATACAGAGAAACCACTGTTTATAAGAAAGCAAATCACTTTAGTCGAGTTTGCTGAGTATATCAGGACCTGGAGCGCTTACCATCAATGGAAGCAGGATCCGAAGAACAGAGACAAAAAGGATATTGCAGATTGgtttattgaagaatcaCTGAGAAGAAGACCGGAACTTACCGCCAACACCAAGGTTGAAGTTGTTTGGAATACCTTCTACAaatttggaagaagaacctGA
- the ECM32 gene encoding RNA helicase (similar to Saccharomyces cerevisiae ECM32 (YER176W); ancestral locus Anc_8.242): MSFQCRTCGQLLNAEQMMKHLSTTRHKTAFDTSNDEDICCEECQDANIHQLQIIRFGGEDMILLCNSCFRKEYSETERPSTSYSLQNGSILKFWEKYVKVRECCCDNCGEESNLSANRNGEVLCATCLLKSNRDKDFISEKSGKFLYIYLGLNETPNSTRKSRKKGGRRVGRGKKGRKDSKIKKEKKETFEAKISRIAYEVKKENSTIQSSSNSSLRNFKGFKAVESDPNIAAKANKLEANRNNLSSSNVHKGKGNKTNNRKKNTGSGIKKEREHKIYTDKNNENTKPTSETRNKANGRATINSNVKSKIKSVAKPQLSQQKYPNESVPGTKKGGSLKKDKKVYANQKTKDNSKRSNENAREPKLSSTSRKSVLNKKINNQPDKKTSKWTIGSDAESSKEPSVSPNGKLTPITKTRNQKKRADKSALKESSFSSIVSKKSETKLHQDKSVVDKTRDGKLIYEEGETLTKYNAFKPTLSYPDLNSYLNDYSYALFLEQRLENDFVQNFSILWPRNEKDTAFIIQVDKNNNSELEKLLPANLLALGRPAFNERQPFFFCTQDEQQIWYIFIKELSIQRGKYVLLVELFSWNNLSLPTKNGSSQFKLLPTSAQTSRILFAMTRITNPKFIDLLLGQKPIKEIYFDNRLKFSSSKLNRSQKTAVEHVLNNSITILRGPPGTGKTSTIEEIIIQVIERFHAFPILCVAASNIAIDNIAEKVMENRPQIKILRILSKKKEQQYGNDHPLGEICLHNIVYKNLSPDMQVVANKSRRGEIISKSEDTKFYKEKNRITNKVVSQSQIIFTTNIAAGGRELKVIKECPVVIMDEATQSSEASTLVPLSLPGIRNFVFVGDEKQLSSFSNIPQLETSLFERVLSNGTYKNPLMLDTQYRMHPKISEFPIKKIYNGELKDGVTDEQKGWPGVQHPLFFYQCDLGPESRVRSTQREIVGFTYENKHECAEIVKIIQILMLDKKVPLEEIGVVTPYSAQRDLLSDILTKNVVINPKQISMQQEYDEIELFNAAGSEGAASSLQNNVINIINGLHVATVDSFQGHEKSFIIFSCVRNNTENKIGFLRDKRRLNVALTRAKHGLIVVGNKNVLRKGDPLWRDYIDYLEDQDAIFTDLALY, encoded by the coding sequence ATGTCCTTTCAGTGCAGAACATGTGGCCAACTCTTAAATGCTGAGCAGATGATGAAACATCTCTCAACTACCAGGCATAAAACTGCCTTCGATACTTcaaatgatgaagacaTTTGCTGTGAAGAATGCCAAGATGCAAATATTCACCAGCTTCAAATCATCAGGTTTGGAGGCGAAGATATGATCTTACTTTGTAATTCATGTTTtcgaaaagaatattcagAGACGGAACGTCCGTCAACTAGCTATTCGTTGCAAAACGGTTCCATATTAAAGTTTTGGGAGAAGTATGTTAAGGTCAGGGAGTGTTGTTGTGATAACTGTGGAGAAGAGTCTAATTTGAGTGCAAATAGGAATGGAGAAGTATTGTGTGCTACATGTTTGCTGAAGTCGAACAGAGATAAAGACTTcatttctgaaaaaagtggaaaatttttataCATCTATTTGGGGCTAAACGAAACACCAAACAGTACTAGAAAGTCCAGAAAAAAGGGTGGGAGAAGAGTTGGCAGGGGAAAGAAGGGCAGAAAGGATAGtaagattaagaaggagaaaaaggaaacttTCGAGGCCAAAATAAGTAGAATAGCATATGAagtcaagaaagaaaatagtaCTATTCAAAGCTCTAGCAATTCCAGTCtaagaaatttcaaaggaTTTAAAGCAGTGGAAAGCGATCCTAATATTGCTGCAAAAGCTAACAAACTAGAAGCCAATAGGAATAATCTTAGTTCGTCAAATGTACACAAAGGAAAAGGGAACAAGACAAAcaacagaaagaaaaatactgGAAGTGggataaagaaagagagaGAGCACAAAATATATActgataaaaataatgaaaatacgAAGCCTACATCAGAGACCAGAAATAAAGCCAATGGCCGTGCTACAATAAATTCTAACGTCAAAAGTAAAATCAAATCAGTTGCCAAACCTCAATTGTCGCAACAAAAGTATCCGAATGAAAGCGTGCCGGGAACTAAGAAAGGTGGTAGTTTGAAGAAGgacaaaaaagtatatGCAAACCAAAAGACTAAAGACAATAGTAAAAGGAGTAATGAGAATGCACGAGAACCAAAATTAAGTTCAACTAGTAGAAAAAGTGTacttaacaaaaaaataaataatcaGCCAGATAAAAAGACCAGCAAATGGACAATCGGCTCTGATGCTGAATCTTCCAAAGAACCCAGTGTTAGCCCAAACGGAAAGCTCACTCCGATTACTAAAACCAGAAATCAGAAAAAGAGGGCTGATAAATCAGCGCTGAAAGAAAGTTCCTTCTCTTCAAttgtttccaaaaaatcAGAGACAAAATTACATCAAGACAAGAGCGTTGTTGATAAAACCAGGGACGGGAAGCTCATTTATGAAGAAGGCGAAACATTGACTAAATATAATGCCTTCAAACCAACTTTATCATATCCTGATTTGAATTCATACCTAAATGATTATTCGTACGCCCTCTTCTTGGAACAAAGATTAGAAAACGATTTTGTTCAGAACTTTAGCATATTATGGCCTCgcaatgaaaaagataCAGCTTTTATAATCCAGGTCgacaaaaacaataattccgagcttgaaaaattattgcCAGCTAATTTGCTCGCACTGGGCAGGCCAGCATTTAATGAAAGAcaacctttctttttctgcaCTCAGGATGAACAACAAATTTggtatatttttatcaaagagCTTTCAATTCAAAGAGGTAAGTATGTATTGTTAGTAGAGCTATTCTCGTGGAATAATTTGAGTTTGCCAACCAAAAATGGATCATCTCAATTTAAGCTACTGCCAACTTCTGCGCAAACTAGTAGAATCTTGTTTGCCATGACACGTATCACGAACCCAAAGTTTATTGATCTGTTGTTGGGCCAGAAGCCTATTAAAGAGATTTATTTCGATAATAGGTTGAAGTTCTCAAGCAGCAAATTGAACAGATCTCAAAAGACTGCAGTGGAACATGTTTTAAACAACAGCATTACAATTTTACGAGGCCCACCTGGTACAGGTAAGACATCAACCATTGAAGAGATAATTATTCAAGTAATTGAAAGATTCCATGCATTTCCAATATTATGTGTCGCCGCATCCAATATTGCCattgataatattgccGAGAAAGTTATGGAAAATAGACCACAGATAAAGATCTTGAGAATtttgtcaaagaaaaaggaacaaCAATATGGTAATGATCATCCACTGGGCGAGATTTGCCTACACAATATTGTGTATAAAAACCTCTCCCCAGATATGCAAGTGGTGGCAAACAAATCTCGCAGAGGCGAGATTATCTCGAAGTCAGAGGATACAAAGTTTTACAAAGAGAAGAATCGTATCACCAACAAGGTCGTATCTCAGTCGCAAATCATTTTCACAACTAACATCGCTGCTGGTGGTCGCGAATTAAAAGTCATCAAAGAGTGTCCCGTGGTAATAATGGATGAAGCAACACAGTCCTCAGAGGCTTCGACGTTAGTCCCACTCTCATTACCTGGTATAAGAAATTTCGTTTTCGTCGGTGATGAAAAGCAATTATCAAGTTTTAGTAACATCCCTCAGCTGGAAACCTCGCTATTCGAAAGAGTTTTGTCAAACGGTACTTACAAGAACCCACTAATGCTGGATACACAGTACAGAATGCATCCAAAGATTAGCGAATTTCCCATCAAGAAAATCTATAACGGTGAATTGAAAGACGGTGTGACGGATGAACAAAAGGGATGGCCTGGCGTACAACatccattatttttctatcAATGCGATTTGGGGCCCGAGAGCAGAGTTAGAAGCACACAAAGGGAAATAGTCGGGTTTACGTACGAAAACAAACATGAATGTGCAGAGATTGTAAAAATCATCCAAATACTAATGTTAGACAAGAAAGTGCCGCTGGAAGAAATAGGTGTCGTAACGCCCTATTCTGCACAGCGTGACCTCTTGTCCGACATTTTGACCAAAAATGTAGTTATCAACCCCAAACAGATTTCCATGCAACAAGAATATGACGAAATCGAACTATTTAACGCGGCCGGATCCGAAGGAGCCGCCAGTAGCCTACAAAACAATGTGATTAACATCATTAATGGCCTGCACGTCGCGACTGTGGACTCCTTTCAAGGGCACGAGAAATctttcatcatattttcaTGTGTCAGAAATAACACCGAGAACAAAATCGGCTTTTTACGTGACAAGAGAAGGCTAAACGTGGCATTGACAAGAGCCAAGCACGGACTAATCGTGGTGGGGAACAAGAATGTCTTAAGAAAGGGAGACCCACTATGGAGAGACTACATTGATTACCTCGAGGACCAAGATGCCATATTCACGGATCTAGCACTCTACTAA
- the BMH1 gene encoding 14-3-3 family protein BMH1 (similar to Saccharomyces cerevisiae BMH2 (YDR099W) and BMH1 (YER177W); ancestral locus Anc_8.243): MSTSREDSVYLAKLAEQAERYEEMVENMKTVASSGQELSVEERNLLSVAYKNVIGARRASWRIVSSIEQKEESKEKSEHQVELIRSYRSKIETELTKISDDILSVLDSHLIPSATTGESKVFYYKMKGDYHRYLAEFSSGDAREKATNASLEAYKTASEIATTELPPTHPIRLGLALNFSVFYYEIQNSPDKACHLAKQAFDDAIAELDTLSEESYKDSTLIMQLLRDNLTLWTSDMSESGQAEDQQQQQQHQQQQAPAATEGEAPK; this comes from the coding sequence ATGTCAACCAGCCGTGAAGACTCTGTGTACTTGGCTAAATTGGCTGAACAAGCCGAACGTTACGAAGAAATGGTCGAAAATATGAAGACTGTTGCCTCTTCTGGCCAAGAGTTGTCTGTCGAAGAGCGTAACTTGTTGTCTGTTGCTTACAAGAACGTTATTGGTGCTCGTCGTGCTTCCTGGAGAATTGTTTCTTCTATCGAGCAAAAGGAGGAGTCCAAGGAGAAGTCAGAACACCAGGTCGAGTTGATTCGCTCGTACCGTTCGAAGATCGAGACGGAGTTAACCAAGATTTCTGACGACATTTTGTCCGTGCTAGACTCCCACTTGATTCCATCTGCCACCACTGGTGAGTCTAAGGTGTTCTATTATAAGATGAAGGGTGACTATCACCGTTATTTGGCTGAATTTTCTAGTGGCGATGCTAGAGAAAAGGCTACGAATGCTTCGTTAGAAGCTTACAAAACTGCTTCTGAGATTGCCACTACGGAGTTACCACCAACCCACCCAATTCGTCTAGGTTTGGCGCTAAATTTCTCTGTCTTCTATTACGAAATTCAAAACTCTCCAGACAAGGCCTGCCATTTGGCCAAACAAGCTTTCGATGACGCTATTGCTGAGCTGGACACTTTATCCGAAGAATCATACAAAGATAGCACACTGATCATGCAACTACTAAGGGACAATCTAACTTTATGGACCTCAGACATGTCGGAATCCGGCCAGGCTGAAgaccaacaacaacaacaacaacaccAACAGCAGCAGGCACCTGCTGCAACCGAAGGTGAAGCACCAAAGTAA
- the PDA1 gene encoding pyruvate dehydrogenase (acetyl-transferring) subunit E1 alpha (similar to Saccharomyces cerevisiae PDA1 (YER178W); ancestral locus Anc_8.246): protein MLAASFKRQPSQLVRGLGGVLHTSARLGHIRTMATLKTNDNKAPEDIAGSDTVQIELPESSFESYLLDPPDLSYETSKATLLQMYKDMVIIRRMEMACDALYKAKKIRGFCHLSVGQEAIAVGIENAITKLDSIITSYRCHGFTFMRGASVKAVLAELMGRRAGVSFGKGGSMHLYAPGFYGGNGIVGAQVPLGAGLAFAHQYKNEDACSFTLYGDGASNQGQVFEAFNMAKLWNLPVVFCCENNKYGMGTAASRSSAMTEYFKRGQYIPGLKVNGMDILAVYQASKFAKDWCLSGKGPLVLEYETYRYGGHSMSDPGTTYRTRDEIQHMRSKNDPIAGLKMHLIDLGIATEAEVKAYDKSARKYVDEQVELADAAPPPEAKLSILFEDVYVKGTETPTLRGRIPEDTWDFKKQGFASRD from the coding sequence ATGCTTGCTGCTTCATTCAAACGCCAACCATCGCAATTGGTCCGTGGGTTAGGAGGTGTTCTTCACACTTCTGCAAGACTAGGCCATATTCGTACGATGGCAACTTTAAAAACAAACGATAACAAAGCTCCTGAAGATATCGCAGGTTCGGACACGGTGCAAATCGAGTTACCTGAGTCCTCTTTTGAATCGTATCTCCTGGACCCACCAGACTTGTCTTATGAGACTTCCAAAGCCACCTTGTTACAGATGTATAAAGATATGGtcatcatcagaagaaTGGAAATGGCCTGTGATGCCTTGTATAAGGCTAAGAAAATTAGAGGTTTCTGCCATTTATCTGTCGGCCAAGAAGCTATTGCTGTCGGTATCGAAAATGCTATCACTAAATTGGATTCCATTATCACATCTTATAGATGTCATGGTTTCACCTTCATGAGAGGTGCTTCTGTGAAAGCCGTTTTGGCTGAATTGATGGGTAGAAGAGCCGGTGTCTCCTTTGGTAAAGGTGGTTCCATGCATCTTTATGCTCCGGGTTTCTATGGTGGTAACGGTATCGTTGGTGCACAAGTTCCTTTGGGTGCCGGTTTAGCCTTCGCTCACCAATACAAGAACGAAGACGCTTGTTCTTTCACTTtgtatggtgatggtgCATCCAACCAGGGTCAAGTATTCGAAGCTTTCAACATGGCCAAATTATGGAATTTGCCCGTTGTATTTTGCTGTGAGAACAACAAGTACGGTATGGGTACAGCTGCTTCAAGGTCCTCTGCGATGACTGAATATTTTAAGCGTGGTCAATACATTCCAGGTTTAAAGGTTAACGGTATGGATATTCTGGCCGTGTATCAAGCATCTAAGTTTGCAAAGGACTGGTGTCTATCCGGTAAAGGTCCTCTTGTTTTGGAGTATGAAACCTATAGATACGGTGGTCATTCTATGTCCGATCCTGGTACCACGTATAGAACTAGAGACGAAATTCAGCACATGAGATCCAAGAATGATCCAATCGCTGGTCTCAAGATGCATTTGATCGATTTGGGTATTGCCACTGAGGCGGAAGTCAAGGCTTACGACAAGTCTGCTAGAAAATACGTCGATGAACAAGTTGAATTGGCTGATGCTGCTCCTCCTCCAGAAGCTAAATTATCCATCCTATTTGAAGATGTTTACGTGAAAGGCACAGAAACTCCAACTTTAAGAGGTAGAATCCCTGAAGACACTTGGGACTTCAAGAAGCAAGGCTTTGCCTCTAGAGATTAA
- the DMC1 gene encoding recombinase DMC1 (similar to Saccharomyces cerevisiae DMC1 (YER179W); ancestral locus Anc_8.249): MTMSITEVFGEFRCGKTQMSHTLCVTTQLPREMGGGEGKVAYIDTEGTFRPERIKQIAEGYELDPESCLANVSYARALNSEHQMELVEQLGEELSSGDYRLIVVDSIMANFRVDYCGRGELSERQQKLNQHLFKLNRLAEEFNVAVFLTNQVQSDPGASALFASADGRKPIGGHVLAHASATRILLRKGRGDERVAKLQDSPDMPEKECVYVIGEKGITDSND; encoded by the coding sequence ATGACAATGAGTATCACAGAAGTATTCGGTGAATTCAGGTGTGGTAAGACACAGATGTCTCATACTTTGTGTGTGACAACGCAGCTTCCGAGGGAAATGGGTGGCGGTGAAGGCAAAGTGGCATATATCGACACAGAAGGTACCTTCCGGCCTGAGCGGATCAAGCAAATTGCAGAAGGTTACGAATTGGATCCTGAGTCATGTTTGGCAAACGTTTCATATGCTAGGGCTCTGAATAGTGAACATCAAATGGAACTTGTAGAACAATTAGGTGAGGAGCTTAGTTCTGGAGATTATCGCTTAATCGTGGTAGATTCTATAATGGCGAATTTTAGGGTAGACTATTGCGGTAGAGGTGAGCTAAGTGAAAGACAACAAAAGCTAAACCAacatcttttcaaattaaaCAGATTGGCAGAAGAATTCAACGTCGCAGTATTTTTAACAAACCAGGTACAATCAGATCCGGGTGCGTCTGCACTATTTGCCTCCGCAGATGGTAGAAAACCAATTGGAGGGCATGTATTGGCACATGCTTCAGCAACAAGGATTCTATTGAGAAAAGGACGCGGTGATGAAAGAGTTGCCAAGTTACAAGATTCTCCAGATATGCCCGAAAAAGAATGTGTTTACGTAATTGGTGAAAAAGGTATCACCGATTCAAATGACTAG
- the ISC10 gene encoding Isc10p (similar to Saccharomyces cerevisiae ISC10 (YER180C); ancestral locus Anc_8.252) — MDVDERLQQDENQTHLFLQRKPSGFLIKEKVTTISKDSDNIRLRDLNFNHRKKKDEKTRAEQVPIQISFKKSKKSELRNGSESIELSDINLDYIPDSPPIENISGPGNSTVVTPKNIIHLQSDADLILKECDHNYDCGPFYRLYNYENRIEIDDYEAIIKAILTDEIAGTYPVFERELEYQELKTLVRKRDYILYYLLSKDHMGFFRLREERTLFYTYPSIAYTSPLGYLDDGSENELFAEEDDEVLQSFDFENMSSVRTLDSNVWR, encoded by the coding sequence ATGGATGTCGATGAGAGATTGCAGCAAGATGAAAACCAAACACACCTTTTTTTACAGAGAAAACCAAGTGGTTtcttaataaaagaaaaggtcaCTACAATATCCAAGGATTCTGATAATATAAGGCTTCGTGACTTGAACTTTAATcataggaaaaaaaaagatgaaaaaacgAGAGCGGAGCAGGTCCCCATTCAGATAAGCTTTAAAAAGTCTAAGAAGTCTGAACTACGCAACGGGTCAGAATCAATTGAATTGAGTGATATCAACCTTGATTATATACCGGATTCTCCACCTATAGAGAATATATCAGGGCCTGGAAATTCTACTGTTGTCACaccaaaaaatataatacaCTTACAATCAGACGCAGACCTTATTCTAAAAGAATGCGACCATAATTATGACTGTGGTCCTTTTTATCGTCTGTACAACTACGAGAATAGAATTGAGATCGATGATTATGAAGCTATAATAAAGGCCATATTAACCGATGAAATTGCCGGTACTTATCCCGTCTTTGAACGGGAATTAGAGTATCAAGAACTTAAAACTCTTGTCAGAAAGAGGGACTACATCTTATATTATTTGTTATCAAAGGATCATATGGGCTTTTTTCGGttaagagaagaaagaactTTGTTTTATACGTACCCTTCAATTGCGTATACTAGTCCGTTGGGGTATCTAGATGATGGGTCTGAAAACGAGCTATTCGCTGAGGAAGATGACGAGGTGCTTCAGTCATTTGATTTCGAGAACATGTCATCCGTAAGGACTTTAGACAGTAACGTATGGCGATAG
- the SLO1 gene encoding Slo1p (similar to Saccharomyces cerevisiae SLO1 (YER180C-A); ancestral locus Anc_8.253), whose protein sequence is MPKENMDTKSSIADHSSIEANLGEREIKTKNERMMRQTKLLKDTLDLLWNKTLEQQEVCEQLKQQNDYLEDYIGNLMKSSNVLEK, encoded by the coding sequence atgccAAAGGAAAACATGGACACTAAGTCATCGATAGCGGACCACTCTTCTATTGAAGCTAATCTTGGTGAAAgggaaataaaaacaaaaaatgagagGATGATGCGGCAAACGAAACTTTTAAAAGACACCTTAGACTTGCTATGGAATAAAACTCTGGAACAACAAGAGGTATGTGAGCAGTTAAAGCAACAAAATGATTATTTAGAAGATTACATTGGCAACTTGATGAAATCCAGTAATGTATTAGAAAAATAA